From Musa acuminata AAA Group cultivar baxijiao chromosome BXJ3-8, Cavendish_Baxijiao_AAA, whole genome shotgun sequence, one genomic window encodes:
- the LOC135645353 gene encoding metal tolerance protein 7-like: MALELQSESMDYRTELLSPLREEGDSAAAMVAATPSWRLNVNDFAIQEAAKKDPPLASRVLRRFHGKHRKIAKYYKKQGNLLQGFSEMETIAELGCLAGAPTQEERKDLAKSERLAINLSNIANLILFASKVLASIESKSLAVIASTLDSLLDLLSGFILWFTAYAMKKPNQYSYPIGKNRMQPVGIVVFASVMGTLGLQVLLESGRQLITREHPTFDHAKELWMVGSMCSSAVVKFFLMLYCRSFKNEIVRAYAQDHFFDVITNSIGLVASILAVKFYWWMDPIGAILIAVYTICSWAKTVVENVWLLIGRTAPPDFLAKLTYLIWNHHQQIKHIDTVRAYTFGSHYFAEVDIVLPAEMPLSQAHDIGETLQEKVEQLPEVERAFVHIDFEFTHRPEHKPKQ, from the exons ATGGCGCTGGAGCTGCAGAGCGAGTCGATGGACTACCGGACCGAGCTCCTGTCTCCTCTGAGGGAGGAAGGCGACTCGGCAGCGGCGATGGTGGCGGCCACACCGAGCTGGAGGCTTAACGTGAACGACTTCGCGATACAGGAGGCGGCCAAAAAGGACCCGCCGCTGGCTTCCAGAGTGTTGCGGAGATTCCATG GCAAACACAGAAAAATTGCAAAATACTACAAGAAGCAAGGAAATCTCCTCCAGGGATTCAGTGAGATGGAAACCATTGCTGAATTAGGCTGTCTAGCCGGAGCTCCCACACAG GAAGAGAGAAAAGACTTGGCCAAAAGTGAAAGGCTTGCCATCAACCTCTCAAACATAGCCAACTTAATCCTCTTCGCATCCAAAGTATTAGCATCGATCGAAAGCAAATCCCTGGCGGTGATCGCTTCAACTCTGGATTCTCTTCTGGACCTTCTCTCAGGATTCATCCTTTGGTTCACCGCATATGCCATGAAGAAGCCTAACCAGTACAGCTACCCCATCGGCAAGAACCGAATGCAACCTGTG GGCATTGTTGTTTTCGCTTCTGTGATGGGCACTCTTGGTCTCCAAGTCTTGTTAGAATCTGGCAGACAACTCATCACGAGG GAACACCCTACCTTCGATCATGCAAAAGAGCTATGGATGGTGGGCAGCATGTGCTCTTCTGCAGTCGTCAAGTTCTTCCTCATGCTTTACTGCCGTAGCTTCAAGAACGAGATCGTGAGAGCTTATGCACAGGATCACTTCTTCGATGTCATCACCAACTCCATCGGTTTAGTAGCTTCTATACTTGCAGTCAAATTCTACTGGTGGATGGACCCAATCGGTGCTATATTG ATAGCCGTGTATACGATCTGCTCATGGGCGAAGACGGTGGTGGAGAACGTGTGGCTGTTGATAGGAAGAACGGCGCCGCCGGACTTCTTGGCGAAGTTGACGTACCTCATCTGGAATCACCATCAACAGATCAAGCACATCGACACGGTGAGAGCGTATACGTTCGGGTCGCACTACTTCGCGGAAGTGGATATAGTGTTGCCGGCGGAAATGCCGTTGAGTCAGGCGCATGACATCGGCGAGACGCTGCAAGAGAAGGTGGAGCAGCTGCCGGAAGTGGAGCGTGCGTTCGTGCACATCGACTTCGAGTTTACTCATAGGCCGGAACACAAGCCCAAGCAGTAG